A region from the Sandaracinus amylolyticus genome encodes:
- a CDS encoding FHA domain-containing protein: MPNGVSPRFRSSLVAIRLQDRVMARFRLRLQDREIALPAGGELVVGRDATVADVALDDRLVSRRHAAFRCHGDDELEIVDLESLNGVRVNDVPVKGVRALGHRDRVQIGAHVFLVVDQRREHRSNAPTTRGSMRTASATRPTPRAQRAIVTPLDTIAQALADDDLSAAVVAMDAVIARYGDPSEALMPGELGRVVELLLALSERTGDMRFFDRVFQIHTGRRLVIDGASIDAIQNALPHLERASSQGLDTYLAAMGARGATLSPQEQVRLRRIAALTRRVGKGKA; encoded by the coding sequence GTGCCCAACGGGGTGTCACCACGCTTTCGATCTTCGCTGGTTGCGATTAGATTGCAAGACCGCGTCATGGCTCGATTCCGGCTGCGACTGCAGGATCGTGAGATCGCGCTGCCCGCGGGGGGAGAGCTGGTGGTAGGACGGGATGCGACCGTCGCCGACGTGGCGCTCGACGATCGTCTGGTGTCGCGGCGTCACGCGGCGTTCCGCTGTCACGGTGACGACGAGCTCGAGATCGTCGATCTCGAGAGCCTCAACGGCGTGCGCGTCAACGACGTGCCGGTGAAGGGCGTCAGGGCGCTCGGCCATCGAGATCGCGTGCAGATCGGCGCGCACGTGTTCCTCGTGGTCGACCAGCGGAGAGAGCATCGCAGCAACGCTCCGACGACCCGCGGCTCGATGCGTACGGCGTCCGCGACGCGTCCGACGCCGCGCGCACAGCGCGCGATCGTGACCCCGCTCGACACCATCGCGCAGGCGCTCGCGGACGACGATCTCTCCGCTGCGGTCGTCGCGATGGACGCGGTGATCGCGCGCTACGGCGATCCGTCCGAGGCGCTGATGCCAGGCGAGCTCGGTCGCGTCGTCGAGCTGCTGCTCGCGCTCTCGGAGCGCACGGGCGACATGCGCTTCTTCGATCGTGTCTTCCAGATCCACACCGGGCGGCGGCTCGTGATCGACGGCGCGAGCATCGACGCGATCCAGAACGCGCTCCCGCACCTCGAGCGCGCGAGCTCGCAGGGGCTCGACACGTACCTCGCCGCGATGGGCGCGCGCGGCGCGACGCTCTCGCCGCAGGAGCAAGTGCGGCTGCGCCGCATCGCCGCGCTGACCCGACGCGTGGGCAAGGGCAAGGCGTGA
- a CDS encoding serine/threonine-protein kinase encodes MTRSTIHAIRPSEVERAPVGVPGVILGGKYRLDEAIARGGMARVWRATHVTLNRPVAVKFVDAWGATPEERNERFLREAKVAASVRHRHVVDIIDFGTSRNGEPYMVMELLEGETLDQRLGRGPVPVDEVIEIAAQLLSGLDAVHRAGIVHRDLKPGNVFLTHDEVDGVFARLLDFGISQGADEIATESDRVVVGTPEYMSPEQAFGEPLDARSDLYAVGVVLYEMLSGVLPFEDPDPQKVVELVAHGTPAPLLSMRPDIPEICAVIARAMSPMPEARFDSAREMRRALLDAVGRGPDVTGRSSAVPRDSRVSGLQARAVATVAASGVTRSGETLAETLAPPEGPRARTRWTVMAVVLLVVVGAGAMWLAMQGGEERAAGDDAPPSAAMQAAEPSPSTAVPSTGPEEAAAAAEGDDGEASEAESTDEALPERSTRRPRRRARRATRDGEEPDPSTPSEPTIRRELDF; translated from the coding sequence GTGACGCGCTCGACGATCCACGCGATCCGGCCGAGCGAGGTCGAGCGCGCGCCGGTGGGCGTCCCCGGCGTCATCCTCGGCGGCAAATACCGGCTCGACGAGGCGATCGCGCGCGGCGGCATGGCGCGCGTGTGGCGCGCGACGCACGTGACGCTGAACCGGCCCGTCGCCGTGAAGTTCGTCGACGCGTGGGGCGCGACGCCCGAGGAGCGCAACGAGCGCTTCTTGCGCGAGGCGAAGGTCGCGGCGTCGGTCCGGCACCGGCACGTCGTCGACATCATCGACTTCGGCACGAGCCGCAACGGCGAGCCCTACATGGTCATGGAGCTGCTCGAGGGCGAGACCCTCGACCAGCGCCTCGGTCGCGGGCCGGTGCCGGTCGACGAGGTGATCGAGATCGCCGCGCAGCTCCTCAGCGGGCTCGACGCGGTGCACCGCGCGGGGATCGTCCATCGCGATCTGAAGCCGGGGAACGTGTTCCTCACGCACGACGAGGTCGACGGCGTGTTCGCGCGCCTGCTCGACTTCGGGATCTCGCAGGGCGCGGACGAGATCGCGACCGAGTCGGATCGCGTGGTGGTCGGCACGCCCGAGTACATGTCGCCGGAGCAGGCGTTCGGAGAGCCGCTCGACGCGCGCTCCGATCTCTACGCGGTCGGCGTGGTGCTCTACGAGATGCTCTCGGGCGTGCTGCCCTTCGAGGATCCCGACCCGCAGAAGGTCGTGGAGCTCGTCGCGCACGGCACGCCTGCGCCGCTGCTCTCGATGCGGCCCGACATCCCGGAGATCTGCGCGGTGATCGCGCGCGCGATGTCGCCGATGCCCGAGGCGCGGTTCGACTCGGCGCGCGAGATGCGGCGCGCGCTGCTCGACGCCGTGGGGCGCGGGCCCGACGTGACCGGGCGAAGCTCCGCGGTGCCGCGCGACTCGCGGGTGAGCGGGCTGCAGGCGAGGGCGGTCGCGACGGTCGCGGCGAGCGGGGTCACGCGCAGCGGCGAGACGCTCGCCGAGACGCTCGCGCCGCCCGAGGGGCCCCGGGCGCGCACGCGGTGGACGGTCATGGCCGTCGTGCTGCTCGTCGTCGTCGGTGCGGGCGCGATGTGGCTCGCGATGCAGGGCGGCGAGGAGCGCGCCGCGGGCGACGACGCGCCGCCGAGCGCGGCGATGCAGGCCGCCGAGCCGTCGCCGTCGACCGCGGTGCCCAGCACCGGGCCCGAGGAGGCCGCGGCTGCCGCAGAGGGTGACGACGGCGAAGCGAGCGAGGCCGAGAGCACCGACGAGGCGCTGCCCGAGCGCAGCACGCGCCGGCCGCGACGCCGCGCGCGTCGCGCGACCCGCGACGGCGAGGAGCCGGATCCGAGCACGCCGTCCGAGCCGACGATCCGCCGCGAGCTCGACTTCTAG